The following coding sequences lie in one Synechococcus sp. PCC 7336 genomic window:
- a CDS encoding LON peptidase substrate-binding domain-containing protein, which produces MTSSSSLAVRELPLFPLPGVVLFPGRPLPLHVFEPRYRMMLNTVMESDRQFGVLLWDSDNQEAARVGCSAEVAQLQRLPDDRINILTVGVQRFRLLEYVREKPYRVGLVEWIDDEFTQQPLQGLVRDVQNLLNDVVHLSGKLTDKEIDLPDDLPDDPVELSYWIGGNFQGAADEQQLLLELLDTEKRLRREAEILDTTCKHLAARTALKDTFSDREA; this is translated from the coding sequence ATGACTTCATCTTCCTCTCTAGCTGTGCGCGAGTTACCCCTCTTTCCGCTACCTGGCGTTGTACTGTTTCCGGGGCGTCCGCTACCGCTGCACGTGTTCGAGCCTCGCTATCGCATGATGCTCAATACAGTGATGGAAAGCGATCGCCAGTTTGGCGTGCTGCTGTGGGATAGCGACAATCAAGAAGCTGCGCGCGTGGGGTGTTCTGCGGAGGTGGCCCAGTTGCAGCGGCTGCCCGACGATCGGATCAATATTTTGACGGTGGGAGTGCAGCGGTTTCGGCTACTGGAATACGTGCGCGAGAAACCCTATCGAGTTGGGTTGGTGGAATGGATTGATGACGAGTTCACCCAACAACCGTTGCAGGGGCTGGTTCGAGACGTTCAAAATCTCTTGAATGATGTCGTCCATCTCTCCGGCAAGCTGACCGATAAAGAAATTGATTTACCCGACGATTTGCCTGACGATCCAGTCGAGTTGTCCTACTGGATTGGGGGCAATTTTCAGGGGGCTGCAGACGAGCAGCAACTACTTTTGGAACTCTTGGATACAGAGAAGCGCCTCCGCCGCGAGGCAGAAATTTTGGATACCACCTGCAAGCATCTGGCTGCCCGCACGGCCCTCAAAGACACGTTTTCCGATCGCGAGGCTTAG
- a CDS encoding multidrug efflux SMR transporter has product MRISYLLLAVSICLGAIGQIFLKMGANKADTAAFFFLEPRLLMGFGVYFCSAILYTLALKKLPLSVAFPSVSLSYAIVSILAHLIWKEPFGVRQIAGLATISLGVFLLNRNG; this is encoded by the coding sequence ATGCGGATATCCTATCTACTGCTAGCTGTATCGATCTGTTTGGGAGCGATCGGCCAAATCTTTCTCAAAATGGGGGCAAACAAAGCAGACACTGCCGCCTTCTTCTTTCTCGAACCGAGACTCCTGATGGGCTTCGGAGTCTATTTCTGCTCGGCAATCCTTTACACGCTGGCCCTCAAAAAACTGCCTCTATCGGTCGCGTTTCCCAGCGTCTCGCTGAGCTATGCGATCGTTTCCATCCTGGCGCATCTGATTTGGAAAGAACCCTTCGGGGTCAGGCAGATTGCCGGTCTGGCCACGATCTCGTTAGGGGTGTTTTTGCTCAATCGCAATGGCTAG
- a CDS encoding carbon-nitrogen hydrolase family protein: MKPYLAAAIQMTSKPDLSENLIQAEEWIELAQRRGCKLIALPENFAYMGDEAEKAKLAPEIARRAEEFLRKMAQRFQAYVLGGGYPVPTENNKVFNTASLIGPDGRELARYQKVHLFDVNLPDGNTYRESNTVMPGQDIQSCYVEELGTLGLSVCYDVRFPELYRTLASQGADVLAIPAAFTAFTGKDHWQVLVQARAIENTCYAIAPAQVGRHYQRRQTHGHAAIVDPWGVILADAGGEKPGLAIAEIDPARLQQVRRQMPSLQHRRLSAL, translated from the coding sequence ATGAAGCCTTATCTTGCTGCTGCTATTCAAATGACGAGTAAGCCCGACCTGTCAGAGAATCTGATTCAGGCGGAAGAGTGGATTGAATTAGCTCAACGACGAGGATGCAAGCTGATTGCATTGCCCGAAAATTTTGCCTACATGGGGGATGAAGCCGAGAAAGCGAAGTTGGCCCCCGAAATTGCTCGACGGGCAGAAGAATTTCTGCGCAAGATGGCACAGCGATTTCAAGCATATGTCTTGGGGGGAGGCTACCCCGTTCCCACTGAGAACAACAAAGTCTTCAACACTGCCTCGCTCATCGGCCCCGATGGCCGAGAGCTGGCTCGCTACCAAAAGGTGCATCTATTTGACGTCAACCTGCCGGATGGCAATACCTACCGCGAGTCAAATACCGTCATGCCCGGTCAAGACATTCAATCTTGCTATGTAGAAGAGCTGGGCACGTTGGGACTCTCGGTTTGCTACGACGTTCGCTTTCCCGAGCTCTACCGCACCTTAGCCTCTCAAGGGGCTGACGTGCTGGCGATCCCGGCGGCCTTTACAGCCTTCACCGGCAAAGATCACTGGCAGGTGTTGGTGCAGGCACGGGCGATTGAAAATACCTGCTACGCGATCGCCCCCGCTCAGGTGGGTCGACACTATCAGCGCCGCCAGACCCACGGTCATGCCGCCATTGTCGATCCGTGGGGGGTCATCTTGGCCGACGCTGGCGGAGAAAAGCCCGGATTGGCGATCGCCGAAATCGACCCCGCTCGCCTGCAGCAGGTACGCCGCCAAATGCCCAGCCTGCAACACCGCCGCCTCTCCGCCCTCTAA
- a CDS encoding alpha/beta hydrolase, producing MSQQELKNIIAMVKDFSWGSTPPEMRSNFNDGFSLPPHPTARVNPVNADGVAAELISSPRGNSERVILYLHGGGFVVGSLQTHRRIACDLAEASGVSVMSIDYRLAPEHPYPAALEDTLTAYHWLTHTRALHPTRVAIAGDSAGGNLALTALLSLKEAGEVLPSSALLISPYCDLTRTSQTITTHADIDPMVSAQLLDSVTTWYTAAEHLRHPLVSPLYGDLSGLPPLLIHVGASEVLLDDALQLARQAGLVNVAVELKVWQNMIHCFHLFAPILEEGQRAIAEAGAFLRHHLLET from the coding sequence GTGAGCCAACAAGAACTGAAAAACATTATTGCTATGGTGAAAGACTTTTCTTGGGGCAGTACGCCCCCTGAGATGAGGTCGAACTTCAATGATGGATTTTCTTTGCCGCCCCATCCCACTGCACGAGTGAATCCCGTCAATGCCGATGGTGTTGCTGCCGAGTTAATTTCAAGTCCGCGCGGCAATTCAGAGCGGGTCATCCTATATCTGCATGGCGGTGGATTTGTCGTCGGCTCCCTCCAAACTCATCGACGCATTGCCTGCGATTTGGCTGAAGCATCGGGAGTTAGTGTGATGTCGATCGACTATCGTCTCGCCCCCGAACATCCCTATCCAGCAGCCTTAGAGGACACGCTGACTGCTTACCACTGGCTGACCCATACCCGTGCATTGCATCCCACTCGGGTGGCGATCGCCGGAGACTCTGCTGGCGGCAATCTCGCACTGACAGCGCTGTTATCTCTCAAAGAGGCAGGAGAGGTATTGCCGTCATCAGCATTGCTGATTTCACCCTACTGCGACCTGACCAGAACGAGCCAAACCATTACGACTCATGCAGACATCGATCCGATGGTCTCTGCGCAACTGCTCGATTCCGTCACGACTTGGTACACTGCCGCCGAACACCTGAGACATCCCCTCGTATCGCCCCTCTATGGCGATCTGTCCGGTCTACCACCGCTCTTGATTCACGTTGGGGCTTCGGAAGTTTTACTGGACGATGCCCTGCAACTGGCTCGTCAAGCTGGATTGGTCAATGTTGCAGTAGAACTCAAGGTCTGGCAAAACATGATTCATTGTTTCCATCTATTTGCCCCCATCCTAGAAGAAGGGCAGCGGGCGATCGCCGAAGCCGGAGCATTTCTGAGGCATCACTTGCTCGAAACCTAG
- a CDS encoding DUF4079 domain-containing protein has product MLPLFDASRILHPILAIVFVFPVIGIATFYAWQTRQRRLATAKQEKSKIPPVVGGEHVKIGRWLAASVVGVALVGLLHPTVKYIVRNNRASEAPAEVAIVALLFAATIVSCVLLYRAKPPLWRGVFATLSGLGIVLIGWQDKVLGREGFGAIFRRDDQWYLSHFYYGMAVVLLMVFAVAIQPDIYKDRSNTWRRVHIALNCIALLLFISQGVTGARDLLEIPLGWQESTVFGCDFANRICP; this is encoded by the coding sequence ATGCTGCCACTCTTCGATGCCTCACGAATATTACACCCGATCCTGGCGATCGTGTTTGTGTTTCCGGTCATTGGCATTGCCACCTTCTATGCTTGGCAGACACGCCAGCGCCGCTTAGCGACAGCTAAGCAAGAAAAAAGCAAAATCCCGCCAGTGGTGGGGGGCGAGCACGTCAAAATTGGACGCTGGCTAGCCGCTAGCGTTGTCGGGGTGGCCCTAGTGGGTCTGCTCCATCCCACAGTCAAGTACATCGTCAGAAATAACCGCGCCAGCGAAGCCCCCGCAGAAGTGGCAATTGTCGCGCTCCTGTTCGCGGCCACAATCGTGTCTTGCGTGCTGCTCTATCGAGCCAAACCGCCCCTCTGGCGAGGTGTCTTTGCTACCCTCTCCGGGCTGGGTATTGTCTTGATTGGCTGGCAGGACAAAGTGTTAGGTCGAGAAGGCTTCGGTGCGATTTTCCGCCGGGACGATCAATGGTATCTCTCTCACTTTTATTACGGCATGGCGGTGGTGCTATTGATGGTATTTGCAGTGGCGATTCAGCCAGATATATACAAAGACAGGTCCAATACTTGGCGTCGAGTGCATATTGCGCTCAATTGTATCGCTCTACTGTTATTTATTTCGCAGGGGGTGACTGGGGCTCGCGATCTGCTGGAAATTCCCCTTGGCTGGCAGGAATCGACGGTGTTTGGCTGCGATTTTGCCAACCGGATCTGTCCCTAA
- a CDS encoding IMS domain-containing protein, with the protein MQVPLDYYRILMLPLQADANSIESAYQRRLYQELWPGYSADTVAARQRLIQTAREVLGDAARRQEYDSQLTATHPLLEVDLQDIPAALAIQCENGDYELALSGVQVALRESEPAPDLLLTQAIARLYLGREQWQKGDYEAAASMLQQALAELINHHVFPEVQAEVISDLNKLRPYRILKLLSLPDELDPKRQEGLTLFRNMLDERMGIEGAGQDGSELSAEDFLRFVQKARTQMTVSEQQEIFEIEAKRPSVVATYLAVYALIARGYVENRPALIRRARGYLVRLAQRHDINLEQAICALLLGQPEEATRLLERSKDSEALDSIRSESEEIATNGETDVLLGLCRYIEGWLQDEVFPEYRDLDISQASLSTYFENPQVQQYLDEMPASSAEIDWLANSMEGGVSLPFSDSDSGFSGLAANAVHSNGTTTTPEVSPSAAAVSSDTTSTTASPPVPPLPMGHFNGGDRNGHSAIADGYRTAAPEPPPGISPYVGAIAEADARLGDGDEGLGSMYEGEAEDRVARRQPEESSSVWLLRLGGAAVVLAVLALGWRVASRLFTNPTPVQTEIQPLVALEASPVEIASAAEIAALATARKLTEASARRAIESWQAVKREALGENYNLAALDDILLEPLRSSWLERAQQLQAIGAHWSYPQQAVEVEQVIPGATDDVGSVVVQISETADYIVNGQRQPNISYSNPYRVRYNLVRQDGRWMIQSFATL; encoded by the coding sequence GTGCAGGTACCGCTGGACTACTACCGGATTCTAATGTTGCCGCTCCAGGCAGATGCCAACAGTATTGAAAGTGCTTATCAACGGCGTTTGTATCAAGAGTTGTGGCCTGGATATTCAGCGGATACCGTGGCTGCGAGGCAGCGGCTCATCCAAACGGCTCGCGAAGTGCTCGGCGATGCCGCGCGCCGCCAAGAGTACGACAGCCAACTTACCGCCACCCACCCTCTGTTAGAGGTGGACCTACAGGATATTCCGGCGGCGTTGGCGATCCAGTGCGAAAACGGCGATTACGAACTGGCACTGTCGGGGGTGCAGGTGGCCTTGCGCGAGAGTGAGCCCGCCCCCGACCTGCTGCTGACTCAGGCGATCGCCCGCCTGTATTTGGGGCGAGAGCAATGGCAGAAGGGGGATTATGAAGCGGCGGCCAGTATGCTGCAGCAGGCGTTGGCCGAACTGATTAACCACCACGTGTTTCCAGAGGTGCAGGCTGAGGTGATTTCAGATCTGAATAAGCTACGACCCTATCGTATTCTCAAGCTCCTGAGCTTACCTGACGAGTTGGACCCCAAGCGTCAAGAGGGCCTGACACTGTTCCGCAATATGCTGGACGAGCGCATGGGGATTGAAGGGGCCGGTCAGGATGGCTCGGAGTTGAGTGCTGAAGATTTTCTCCGCTTCGTGCAGAAAGCCCGCACCCAAATGACCGTCAGCGAGCAGCAGGAGATTTTCGAGATCGAGGCCAAGCGACCCTCCGTGGTGGCCACCTATTTGGCAGTGTATGCCCTGATTGCAAGAGGCTATGTGGAAAATCGTCCGGCTCTAATTCGGCGAGCGCGGGGATATTTGGTGCGTTTGGCCCAGCGGCACGATATCAATTTAGAGCAGGCTATTTGCGCGCTGTTGCTGGGGCAGCCGGAGGAGGCTACGCGGTTGCTCGAGCGCAGCAAAGACTCAGAAGCCCTCGATAGCATCCGCAGCGAGTCTGAGGAGATCGCGACCAATGGCGAAACCGATGTTCTGTTAGGGTTGTGCCGCTATATCGAGGGGTGGCTGCAAGATGAGGTTTTCCCGGAATATCGCGATCTCGATATCAGTCAAGCTTCATTGAGCACCTACTTCGAAAACCCGCAGGTGCAGCAATATCTAGATGAGATGCCCGCATCCAGTGCAGAAATAGACTGGCTGGCGAATTCTATGGAGGGCGGAGTTAGTTTGCCCTTTAGCGACAGCGATTCCGGCTTCTCGGGTTTGGCAGCGAATGCAGTTCATTCGAATGGCACGACAACTACTCCTGAGGTCTCTCCGTCTGCGGCAGCAGTCTCCAGCGATACGACATCCACGACGGCTTCCCCACCTGTACCGCCGCTGCCGATGGGTCATTTCAATGGTGGCGATCGCAACGGTCACAGTGCGATCGCCGATGGCTATCGCACCGCCGCTCCAGAACCCCCGCCTGGGATCTCTCCCTATGTCGGCGCGATCGCTGAGGCGGACGCGCGTTTGGGGGACGGGGATGAGGGCCTGGGCTCGATGTACGAGGGCGAGGCTGAAGATCGTGTTGCTCGCCGCCAGCCAGAGGAAAGCTCTTCAGTATGGTTGTTGCGGCTAGGGGGCGCAGCCGTCGTGCTGGCGGTGCTAGCTTTGGGCTGGCGAGTGGCAAGCCGCCTGTTTACCAATCCGACCCCCGTTCAGACCGAAATTCAGCCTCTGGTTGCGCTAGAAGCCTCCCCGGTAGAGATTGCTTCTGCCGCAGAGATTGCCGCTCTGGCTACCGCGAGAAAGTTGACAGAGGCTTCAGCTCGGCGCGCGATCGAATCTTGGCAGGCGGTTAAAAGGGAGGCTCTAGGGGAAAACTACAACCTTGCCGCGCTCGATGACATTCTGCTCGAACCGCTGCGGTCTAGCTGGCTGGAGCGAGCGCAGCAGTTGCAGGCGATCGGGGCTCACTGGAGCTATCCGCAACAAGCGGTGGAAGTGGAACAGGTGATTCCTGGAGCGACTGACGATGTGGGGAGTGTTGTGGTGCAAATTAGCGAGACAGCAGACTACATTGTCAACGGGCAGCGACAACCCAATATCTCCTACAGCAATCCCTATCGAGTGCGCTACAACTTGGTCCGTCAGGACGGTCGCTGGATGATTCAGAGTTTTGCCACGTTGTGA
- a CDS encoding DUF1614 domain-containing protein, whose protein sequence is MIYLPVSALLFLVLLLSLPFLILGFTFDVVVAAAAKLGFAPEIGLLLLVSIVIGSTINIPLYRAESTVLEPTLEAFQDFWGQQFWGFPLQRVRRTTMVALNVGGGLIPVIIACYQFAQASAASIVLVTAIVTSVSYYAAQIVPGIGIQINPLLAPITAAIAAALLAGGPPVAFAGGVLGTLIGADLLHLKEIQKMSPGVLSIGGAGVFDGIALCGLFALLLS, encoded by the coding sequence GTGATTTATTTGCCGGTTTCCGCTCTCCTGTTTTTAGTTCTGCTACTCTCGCTGCCATTTTTAATCTTGGGGTTCACCTTCGATGTCGTCGTGGCAGCAGCAGCGAAGTTGGGCTTCGCTCCGGAGATCGGACTCTTGCTACTGGTGTCGATCGTCATCGGCAGCACCATCAACATCCCCCTCTATCGGGCAGAATCGACCGTTCTGGAACCTACCCTCGAAGCCTTTCAGGATTTTTGGGGACAGCAGTTTTGGGGGTTTCCCTTACAGCGCGTCCGTCGCACCACCATGGTGGCGCTGAACGTGGGAGGCGGGCTAATCCCCGTCATCATTGCCTGCTATCAGTTCGCCCAAGCCTCTGCTGCTTCCATTGTGCTGGTTACGGCCATTGTCACCTCGGTGAGTTACTACGCTGCCCAGATCGTGCCGGGGATTGGCATTCAGATTAATCCGCTACTGGCCCCCATCACAGCGGCGATCGCCGCTGCTCTGCTGGCGGGCGGTCCTCCTGTCGCCTTTGCGGGTGGCGTCTTGGGTACTTTGATTGGAGCAGATTTGCTGCACCTCAAAGAAATTCAAAAAATGTCGCCTGGGGTGCTCAGTATTGGCGGTGCAGGGGTCTTCGACGGTATTGCTCTATGTGGCTTATTTGCCTTGCTGCTCAGTTAG
- a CDS encoding glycosyltransferase, which yields MQRYRLAARRRSGLHWSRRRLYPATAILLGAIAASAAIVGLWFAGEPAIVQFFDQWQASIADPAAWGQAPEFMSPYLFWLPTLLMAGVVQFVMAISPQPRAWSRAAIAGILLVAIGRYAVWRSLATLNLDNPINGLASLLLYGMELLLMASAILRLCLFLKLGSRREQADRLSEAVLTGQYLPSADILIPTYNEPVSILRRTIVGCQAIDYPHKRVYLLDDGKRREVAELARQLGCEYVTRPNNCHAKAGNLNHALNHTAGELIAIFDADFVPTTNFLNRTVGFFQDGAVSLLQTHQSFYNCDALSRNLGLDKVIPQEQEIFFRYIQPLRDTNGSTLCAGSSFVARRSSLAAIGGFVTESLSEDYYTGLRLSAGGDRTIYLDEILSAGLCAENISTHIVQRQRWAKGTMQAFFMKSSPFNIPGLSWLQRLTHLEGVFQWFFGTFRIVFLILPLLYVSFGIAPMRVTLSDWLYFFLPYYIVQLLTLSWLSRRSRLAIISDVYDVGQCIPVSVAMFDTLIRPFTSKFRVTPKGVSTDRHEFNWHLAWPLIGLWLLSAACLIFNGHAAFGSGDRISRAVDNGLTGSTNTSLAWVWIAYNLFILSLALLMMLDVPKPSIYEWFDQQRPGRLIGGDRQYEGTVTRMSEIGAEIELSQLPDRNEAIELELEGTGLSLAGRIVRTRSLAERNSHLAQVKFEPMSLAQSRRTIELLFCQPGQWQPLQAPTELKSLGLMLKLFFEPVRWLAQKAWSRLAKRALRA from the coding sequence ATGCAACGATATAGACTGGCCGCGCGGCGGCGTTCTGGGCTTCACTGGTCGCGACGGCGGCTCTACCCTGCCACTGCGATCTTGCTGGGGGCGATCGCCGCGAGCGCAGCGATCGTGGGGCTGTGGTTTGCCGGCGAGCCCGCGATCGTCCAGTTTTTCGACCAATGGCAAGCAAGCATCGCCGATCCTGCCGCTTGGGGGCAGGCTCCTGAATTTATGTCACCCTATCTATTTTGGTTGCCCACATTGCTGATGGCAGGGGTCGTTCAATTCGTGATGGCGATCTCGCCGCAGCCCCGAGCCTGGTCTCGGGCCGCCATTGCGGGGATATTGCTGGTGGCGATCGGGCGCTATGCTGTCTGGCGATCGCTGGCAACGCTCAATCTCGACAATCCCATCAACGGGCTGGCAAGCTTGCTCCTCTACGGTATGGAACTGCTGTTGATGGCCAGTGCCATCCTGAGATTGTGCTTGTTCTTGAAGCTCGGCTCTCGGCGAGAGCAAGCCGATCGTCTCTCGGAAGCCGTTCTGACAGGCCAGTACCTACCCTCCGCAGACATTCTGATCCCCACCTACAACGAGCCAGTCTCCATCCTCAGGCGGACGATCGTGGGCTGTCAGGCGATCGACTATCCGCACAAGCGAGTGTATCTGCTGGATGATGGCAAGCGTCGTGAAGTTGCAGAGTTAGCCCGCCAGTTGGGCTGCGAATATGTGACTCGTCCCAACAACTGTCACGCCAAAGCCGGAAATCTCAATCACGCCCTCAACCATACTGCTGGCGAGTTAATTGCGATTTTCGATGCTGACTTTGTTCCAACCACTAATTTTCTGAATCGAACAGTGGGATTTTTCCAAGATGGGGCAGTCAGCCTCTTACAAACCCACCAGAGTTTTTACAATTGCGATGCACTCTCCCGCAATTTGGGACTGGACAAAGTTATTCCTCAAGAGCAAGAAATCTTTTTTCGCTACATCCAACCCCTGAGGGACACCAACGGCTCAACTCTGTGTGCTGGCAGCTCCTTTGTAGCTCGGCGCAGCTCTCTGGCGGCGATTGGGGGGTTTGTGACTGAATCTCTGAGTGAAGACTATTACACGGGGCTACGCCTGTCGGCTGGAGGCGATCGCACAATCTACTTGGACGAAATTTTGAGCGCGGGTTTGTGTGCAGAGAATATTTCGACGCATATCGTGCAGCGACAGCGATGGGCAAAGGGAACGATGCAAGCGTTTTTTATGAAGTCTAGTCCCTTTAATATCCCGGGATTGAGCTGGTTGCAGAGACTCACCCATCTAGAAGGGGTTTTCCAATGGTTTTTCGGTACCTTTCGGATCGTGTTTTTGATTCTGCCGCTACTTTACGTTAGCTTCGGGATCGCTCCCATGAGGGTCACGCTGTCGGACTGGCTGTATTTCTTTTTGCCCTATTACATCGTTCAACTGCTGACCTTATCGTGGTTGAGTCGCCGCAGTCGACTGGCCATAATCTCGGATGTATACGATGTGGGTCAATGCATTCCGGTCTCAGTCGCCATGTTTGACACTTTGATCCGACCGTTTACCTCCAAATTCCGCGTTACCCCTAAAGGGGTGTCGACCGATCGGCACGAGTTCAATTGGCATTTAGCTTGGCCACTCATTGGCTTGTGGTTGCTCTCGGCAGCCTGTTTGATTTTCAACGGGCATGCTGCGTTTGGCAGCGGCGATCGGATATCGAGAGCAGTAGATAACGGTTTAACTGGCAGCACTAATACTTCACTGGCTTGGGTTTGGATCGCGTATAACTTGTTTATCCTCAGCCTTGCCCTGCTGATGATGTTGGATGTGCCCAAGCCCAGCATCTATGAATGGTTCGACCAACAGCGACCGGGGCGGCTGATCGGTGGCGATCGCCAGTATGAGGGCACCGTCACTCGCATGTCCGAGATTGGGGCAGAAATTGAGCTATCGCAGTTGCCCGATCGGAACGAGGCGATCGAGCTGGAATTAGAGGGGACGGGGTTGAGTTTGGCAGGGCGCATTGTGCGAACGCGATCGCTAGCGGAGCGCAACTCGCATCTCGCTCAAGTGAAATTTGAGCCCATGTCTTTGGCCCAATCTCGACGCACCATCGAGCTGCTGTTTTGTCAGCCCGGTCAGTGGCAGCCGCTGCAGGCTCCGACTGAATTGAAATCGTTGGGACTGATGCTGAAGTTGTTTTTCGAGCCAGTCAGGTGGCTGGCTCAGAAGGCTTGGTCTCGACTGGCGAAGCGGGCACTTCGGGCTTAA
- the scpB gene encoding SMC-Scp complex subunit ScpB, which produces MALKNQIEAILYLKGQPVSLTELSELASCDREDAYDALLELMEDYAHRDSALEVLEVETGFALQLREPFTDMVTDILPPEIGLAVTRTLAAIVLRGPITQVELVELRGSGAYQHVAELVEKGFIRKQRLPANRSYLLEVTNKFHQCYEVEKFDELLLESAIAEPESTD; this is translated from the coding sequence ATGGCACTCAAAAACCAGATTGAGGCAATTTTGTATCTCAAAGGGCAGCCAGTCAGTTTAACTGAGCTATCCGAACTGGCCAGCTGCGATCGCGAGGATGCCTACGATGCCCTGCTCGAATTAATGGAGGATTACGCCCACCGCGATTCTGCCTTAGAAGTGTTGGAGGTGGAGACCGGCTTTGCCCTGCAGTTGCGGGAACCGTTTACGGACATGGTGACGGATATCCTGCCCCCCGAAATTGGCTTGGCAGTGACGCGCACGCTAGCGGCGATCGTCTTGCGGGGGCCGATTACGCAGGTGGAGTTGGTGGAATTGCGGGGCTCGGGAGCTTACCAACATGTCGCCGAGCTGGTGGAAAAAGGCTTTATTCGCAAGCAACGGCTACCGGCCAATCGCTCCTACTTGCTCGAGGTCACAAATAAGTTTCACCAGTGTTACGAAGTGGAGAAATTTGACGAGTTGTTGTTAGAGTCTGCGATCGCCGAACCCGAATCAACTGACTGA